A single window of Qipengyuania sediminis DNA harbors:
- a CDS encoding potassium channel family protein → MTKRRVTFASGRRGHVRKPDTHRPLRRILRLPVWGDISLRLLLVTILIGSVVLIHWWDRAGLRDNYDGEISFLDVVYFTLISITTTGFGDIHPISDRARLVEGAIVTPIRILVLFIFIGTAYTYVIQRGWEKWRMARIQAKLSGHIVVLGYGVSGSEAVAELIARGTDPHCIVVMDTDAERLSAAEAIGCNVIEADATRDEHLLDVRIDQARAVLVSAGRDDASILIVLTVQHLAPGVPISVVIRAADNELLARQAGADNVINPVRFTGLLLAGSAQGAHIADYLSDLASIDGEVQLVERTVNAEDAGKRLAELPDDRIALRVYRDGVAIPLQDTAQTVLREGDCVVEIVPTPPR, encoded by the coding sequence ATGACAAAGCGGCGCGTGACCTTTGCAAGCGGGCGGCGTGGGCACGTCCGCAAGCCCGACACGCATCGTCCGCTGCGCCGCATCCTGCGGCTGCCGGTGTGGGGAGACATCTCGCTCCGCCTGCTGCTGGTCACCATCCTCATCGGCAGCGTTGTTTTGATCCACTGGTGGGACCGCGCGGGTCTCAGGGACAATTACGATGGTGAGATCAGCTTCCTCGACGTCGTCTATTTCACCCTGATTTCCATCACCACCACCGGCTTTGGCGACATCCACCCGATCTCCGATCGCGCGCGGCTGGTCGAGGGGGCGATCGTGACGCCGATCCGGATCCTGGTGCTCTTCATCTTCATCGGCACCGCCTATACCTATGTCATTCAGCGCGGTTGGGAGAAATGGCGCATGGCGCGCATCCAGGCGAAACTGTCCGGCCATATCGTCGTGCTCGGCTACGGCGTATCGGGGTCGGAAGCGGTGGCGGAACTGATCGCGCGCGGTACCGACCCGCATTGCATCGTCGTAATGGACACCGATGCCGAGCGCCTGTCCGCGGCCGAAGCGATCGGCTGCAATGTGATCGAGGCCGATGCGACGCGCGACGAGCACCTGCTCGACGTCCGGATCGATCAGGCGCGCGCGGTTCTCGTCTCCGCGGGGCGGGACGATGCCTCGATCCTGATCGTGCTGACCGTCCAGCATCTCGCCCCCGGGGTGCCCATCAGCGTGGTGATCCGCGCCGCCGACAACGAGCTGCTCGCGCGCCAGGCGGGGGCGGATAATGTCATCAATCCGGTGCGCTTTACCGGCTTGCTGCTCGCGGGCAGCGCGCAAGGGGCGCATATCGCCGACTATCTCTCCGATCTCGCCTCAATCGACGGCGAGGTGCAGCTCGTCGAGCGCACGGTGAACGCCGAAGACGCGGGCAAGCGTCTCGCCGAGCTGCCGGACGATCGGATCGCGCTGCGGGTTTATCGCGACGGCGTGGCGATTCCCCTGCAGGACACCGCGCAGACCGTGCTTCGCGAAGGCGACTGCGTGGTCGAGATCGTGCCTACCCCGCCGCGGTGA
- the surE gene encoding 5'/3'-nucleotidase SurE, which produces MKILLTNDDGIHAPGLAVLEEIARAISEDVWICAPDEEQSGMGHALTLTRPVRLRKHGARRFSVTGTPTDAVTMGLRKVVDGKPDLILSGVNRGANLGDDVTYSGTVSAAIEGALAGVRSIALSQVISREGAAGPETFAAARAWGGRVLAPLLTTPLPPRTLVNVNFPPLAPENVRGIRAVRQGFHDYARGTVVEGRDPRGFTYYWFGLEAIEHTLDHGTDLEAVSEGYVAVTPLQLDLTHHASLGALAARYAP; this is translated from the coding sequence ATGAAAATCCTCCTCACCAACGACGATGGCATCCACGCGCCCGGCCTTGCCGTGCTCGAAGAGATCGCGCGGGCGATCTCGGAGGATGTGTGGATATGCGCGCCCGACGAGGAGCAGTCGGGCATGGGCCATGCGCTCACGCTGACCCGGCCCGTCAGGCTGCGCAAGCATGGGGCGCGGCGATTTAGCGTTACCGGAACGCCGACCGATGCCGTGACCATGGGGCTGCGCAAGGTCGTCGATGGCAAGCCCGACCTTATCCTCTCGGGCGTCAACCGCGGCGCGAATTTGGGCGACGACGTCACCTATTCGGGCACCGTCTCCGCCGCGATCGAAGGGGCACTGGCGGGGGTGCGTTCGATTGCGCTCAGCCAGGTGATCAGCCGCGAGGGCGCGGCGGGGCCAGAGACCTTCGCGGCGGCGCGGGCCTGGGGCGGGCGGGTTCTGGCCCCGCTGCTAACCACACCGCTGCCGCCGCGTACGCTGGTCAATGTCAACTTCCCGCCGCTCGCCCCCGAAAATGTGCGCGGCATCCGCGCGGTGCGCCAGGGTTTCCACGACTACGCCCGCGGCACGGTGGTGGAGGGGCGCGATCCGCGCGGCTTCACCTATTACTGGTTCGGGCTGGAGGCGATCGAGCATACGCTCGACCACGGCACCGACCTGGAAGCGGTAAGCGAGGGCTATGTCGCGGTGACCCCGCTGCAACTGGACCTCACCCATCATGCCTCGCTCGGCGCGCTTGCGGCACGTTACGCGCCCTGA
- the serS gene encoding serine--tRNA ligase: MHDIAFIRANPEAFDAGLARRGLAPESARILELDARRRAAQTALQAAQSRRNEASRLIGQAMARGDREGAEALKAEVAALKESMPADEEAERAAGTELDALLLALPNLLSDDVPDGASEADNVLLRTWGEKPVFAFTPREHADFAPALGMDFETGARIAGARFTFLRGDIARLHRALGQFMLDTNTRDHGYTECNPPLLVREEAALGTGQLPKFADDLFRTTDGRWLISTSEMSLGNYVRERIFEEAELPLRLTALTPCFRSEAGAAGRDTRGFIRQHQFEKVELISAVRPQDSAAEHERITAIAEGLLQALGLHYRVVALCAGDMGATMAKTHDLEVWLPGQGAYREISSCSNGGAYQPRRMNARYRPAGGKGTEFLHLLNGSALAVGRTLVAVLETHQQADGSVAVPDVLRPYMGGVERLTPV, from the coding sequence ATGCATGACATCGCTTTCATCCGGGCCAATCCCGAGGCCTTCGACGCCGGCCTCGCTCGGCGGGGGCTCGCCCCGGAAAGCGCGCGCATCCTGGAACTCGATGCCAGGCGCCGCGCCGCGCAGACCGCGCTTCAGGCCGCGCAAAGCCGCCGAAACGAGGCCTCCAGGCTGATCGGCCAGGCCATGGCTAGGGGCGACCGGGAGGGGGCGGAAGCGCTCAAGGCCGAAGTCGCAGCGCTCAAGGAAAGCATGCCTGCCGACGAGGAGGCGGAACGCGCTGCCGGAACTGAGCTTGACGCGCTGCTGCTCGCCCTTCCCAACCTGCTGTCGGATGATGTCCCCGATGGCGCGAGCGAAGCGGACAACGTACTCCTCCGCACCTGGGGCGAGAAGCCCGTTTTCGCTTTCACCCCGCGCGAACACGCGGACTTCGCCCCCGCGCTCGGCATGGACTTCGAGACCGGGGCGCGCATCGCCGGCGCGCGCTTCACGTTCCTGCGCGGCGATATCGCCCGGCTGCACCGCGCCCTCGGGCAGTTCATGCTCGACACCAACACCCGCGATCACGGCTATACCGAGTGCAATCCGCCGCTGCTGGTGCGCGAAGAGGCGGCGCTGGGCACCGGCCAGCTGCCTAAGTTCGCCGACGACCTGTTCCGCACAACCGATGGGCGCTGGCTGATTTCGACCTCCGAGATGTCGCTCGGCAATTATGTCCGCGAGCGAATTTTCGAGGAGGCGGAGCTGCCCCTGCGCCTCACCGCCTTGACCCCCTGCTTCCGCTCCGAGGCCGGGGCGGCGGGGCGCGATACGCGCGGCTTCATCCGCCAGCACCAGTTCGAGAAGGTGGAGCTGATCAGCGCCGTCCGGCCTCAGGACAGCGCGGCGGAGCACGAGCGCATCACAGCGATCGCGGAAGGACTGCTGCAGGCGCTGGGGCTGCATTACCGCGTCGTCGCGCTCTGCGCAGGCGACATGGGCGCGACCATGGCCAAGACCCATGATCTTGAAGTCTGGCTGCCCGGCCAAGGCGCTTATCGCGAGATCAGCTCCTGCTCCAACGGTGGCGCCTACCAGCCGCGCCGGATGAACGCGCGCTATCGCCCGGCGGGGGGCAAGGGGACGGAGTTTCTCCACCTCCTCAACGGCTCGGCGCTTGCGGTCGGGCGGACGCTGGTGGCGGTGCTGGAGACGCATCAGCAGGCGGACGGCAGCGTGGCGGTGCCGGACGTCTTGCGTCCGTATATGGGCGGGGTGGAGCGGCTTACGCCCGTGTGA
- a CDS encoding DUF1761 domain-containing protein, translating into MGEVNLLAVLAGAAAFFAVGAVWYSLLFPRAWQRAAGLSDQNIRSSNMALIFGLAFAFEVLIALTLWHSIARSGASDRGTMMMALGFGATIMVPAIGINYLFLRKPLTLFLIDAGHIILGMAAMGAVFLLFR; encoded by the coding sequence ATGGGCGAGGTCAATCTGTTGGCGGTTCTGGCGGGCGCGGCGGCTTTCTTCGCGGTGGGCGCAGTGTGGTATTCGCTGCTGTTCCCGCGCGCCTGGCAGCGGGCGGCGGGGCTGTCCGACCAGAACATCCGCAGCAGCAATATGGCGTTGATCTTCGGCCTCGCCTTCGCCTTCGAAGTGCTGATCGCGTTGACGCTGTGGCATTCGATCGCGCGCTCGGGGGCGAGCGACCGGGGGACGATGATGATGGCCCTGGGCTTCGGCGCCACGATCATGGTGCCGGCAATCGGGATCAACTACCTTTTTCTGCGCAAGCCGCTAACCCTGTTCCTGATCGATGCCGGGCACATCATCCTCGGCATGGCGGCGATGGGCGCGGTGTTCCTGCTGTTCCGCTGA